One region of Gigantopelta aegis isolate Gae_Host chromosome 7, Gae_host_genome, whole genome shotgun sequence genomic DNA includes:
- the LOC121376919 gene encoding pregnancy-specific beta-1-glycoprotein 8-like: protein MWWTVNTYRLDGPLESDMTLNPAEDTYTVDESGSLTVNCSADCKPGCTYTWSYLDRGIATGSRLHLTHITEQEAGYYRCTARNPGSGITADKYFKLYVENSSFPVRVVVGLGVVIGLAVGVVAVTIYCVARRQCAQSTTSKKGDHVYESTSVRNNGNQNEETNYEVLRP, encoded by the exons ATGTGGTGGACGGTTAACACTTATCGTTTAGATGGACCTCTAGAAAGTGACATGACCTTGAACCCTGCTGAAGACACCTACACGGTGGATGAATCTGGATCACTGACTGTGAACTGTTCAGCAGACTGCAAGCCGGGCTGTACATACACCTGGTCTTACCTGGATAGAGGTATCGCCACAGGAAGTCGTCTACATCTGACCCACATCACTGAGCAAGAGGCTGGCTATTACAGGTGCACGGCGAGAAATCCAGGATCTGGGATCACCGCTgacaaatatttcaaattatacGTGGAGA attCGTCTTTCCCCGTTCGTGTTGTCGTTGGACTGGGAGTTGTGATCGGACTTGCCGTGGGAGTCGTCGCTGTCACGATATATTGTGTAGCCCGACGACAATGTGCACAGA GTACAACATCGAAAAAAGGAGATCATGT ATACGAGAGCACGTCTGTGAGGAACAATGGAAACC AAAACGAAGAAACAAACTATGAGGTTTTGAGACCTTAA